The window ttcttttttttggtgacagatggagtcagagagagggttagatagggacagacaggaagggagagagatgagatgcatcaattcttcgttgtagcacctttagttgttcattgattgctttctcatatgtgccttgactggggggctacagtagactgagtgaccccttgctcgagccagtgaccttgggctcaagctggggagccttgctcaaaccagatgagtccacgctcaagctggcgacctcggggtctcaaacctgggtccttggcatcccagtctgacgcgcTATtcatgcgccactgcctggtcaggctcaagtaaaTTCTTAAAAACTCGACATCTTATCTTACCTGGTAGAGCTCAGAAGTTATTTAAGTAGCACTATCGTCTACaggtttttctgtgtttttcccTCAATATAAGAACTTTTTTAGCGAGAGGgtacagacaggcaagaagggctcggagagatgagaagcatcagctcatagatgcagcattttaattgttcactgattgctttcttgtatgtgccttgactgggaggctcctttaggctcaagctagcacccatggggtcatatctgtaatcccatgctcaagccagtgaccctgtactcaagctggcaactgcgGGGTTTCAAACCCTGAGTCCatagtgtcccaggctgacattctattcactgcaccaccacctggtcaggccccaatataagaattatatttttagataaaataagGCCCCAAACAAGTGTTTTATTCACTTTATTTCTTAAGGATTTAGGAGTGTTTATTCCAGCACCTATGGCTCAAGGGATGAGAAGTGACTTCTTTCTGGAGGGACCGTTCATGCCACCTAGGATGAAAATGGACAGGGACCCACTTGGAGGACTTGCTGATATGTTTGGACAAATGCCAGGTGATTTTGAATAAAACTGGTTTGGTtaagtaaaaaaatcaatataacatAGTAGAGTTGTAAAAAGTTGTCCATGTATGTATTTTAAGGTAGCGGAATTGGTACTGGTCCAGGAGTTATCCAGGATAGATTTTCACCCACCATGGGGCGTCACCGTTCAAATCAACTCTTCAATGGCCATGGGGGACACATCATGCCTCCCACACAATCACAGTTTGGAGAGATGGGAGGCAAGTTTATGAAAAGCCAGGTAATTTACATTTACAAATGTTTAGACAAGTATTCTTGAAATGTGTGGTTTagttctgcttttttaaaaaaatacgaATACTTCAGGGTtgtgtatatttttctaaacCAAGTTTTATATCTAGCGGTTACTTTAAACTGAGTTAATGCTTATGCTTAATAAGATTAGTAAAATATTGATAAAGCCACATCAGTTTATTTGACAGGttagatttttattcttcccggtttcatctttttactttctttgggcAAATTCAATTAAACTTTCCTATGGCTTGGTTCATTTCTTTGGTACTTTATTACCTAAATTTGTGGACCCCTTTTTATCTagactttctttctccctttctgaaaTAGGGGCTAAGCCAGCTCTACCATAACCAGAGTCAGGGACTCTTATCCCAGCTGCAAGGACAGTCGAAGGATATGCCACCTCGGTTTTCTAAGAAAGGACAGCTTAATGCAGATGAGGTACTTTTGCCTATGTTACTTAATATACCACAGTTTGTCAATTCAGAAATCTATTGCCCGATGATTATAAAGAGACGCGTTATTAAGAGGACTTAATGCTggagttctttattttctttctctcttttctgtactactttttctttctttgaatgtCCAGCATCCTATGAGAGACGATTATGAGATATGAGGGCAAATCTCTTCTACAAGGTCTTTAGTGAGAGCAAGGAAAAAAATGGTTGTCAAGATTTTGATTGTGATTTCCCTCAAATAGAATgacttaactaaaaataaatattttaaaaactttgtaaCCCTCGAGGATCAGCCCCTGGACACGGATGccttggaaggagggagggtttttaaaagatacttaatTTAAGTTTTCTGGTTATTTTAATGATGCTAATCCTAGAGTGTTTTGGTACAAATACAAgatttaatagtattttattcttctttggatCAGATCTTTGGTTTCCTTGCcagtaattaaatttaacaaggagtACCTTTTTAGTTATTGGTGAAATTTACATTCTGCCCTAGATCCTATCATCTTTGTACTCAATCTTAGTATTTGAGTGTTACATTTAGTATCTTATCCTACTGCATGTTGTTAACTTTGGGTATCTCTTTTCATTCATTATCAATTCTAGATTAGCCTGAGGCCTGCTCAGTCTTTCCTAATGAATAAAAATCAAGTGCCAAAGCTTCAGCCCCAGATAACTATGATTCCTCCTAGTGCACAACCACCGCGCACTCAAACACCACCCCTGGGACAGGTATTGAACCATAGTATGATAACTTTTTCGGTACTTTCTGAAGTTatctaaagattatttttttctatagtgtttttCCTCTGaggtcataattttcttttaaaaacttttttattaaaaatgtatacctGTTACATTGCTATGTTTTAGACACCTCAGCTTGGCCTCAAAACTAATCCACCACTTATTCAAGAAAAGCCTGCCAAGACCAGTAAAAAGCCACCGCCCTCAAAGGAAGAACTTCTTAAACTAACAGTAAGTTTTGATTAATCCCATAGTCAGTTCATGGATTATATTTGAATTGGGGGGAGAAAAAGTACTGCAGACATTTGTGTTCTTTTCAGGAAACTGTTGTGACTGAATATCTGAATAGTGGAAATGCAAATGAAGCTGTCAATGGTGTAAGAGAAATGAGGGCTCCTAAACACTTCCTTCCAGAGATGTTAAGCAAAGTGATCATCCTGTCACTAGACAGAAGTGatgaagataaagaaaaagcaagttctTTGATCAGTTTACTGAAACAGGAAGGGATAGCCACAAGTGACAACTTCATGCAGGTAGGATACTTTTCTGATTCTATGAGTATTCTTTCCATTTAAATTTGATAACTAATAAAGtgactatatatttcttttttaaggctttCCTGAATGTATTGGACCAGTGCCCCAAACTGGAGGTTGACATACCCTTGGTGAAATCATACTTAGCACAGTTTGCAGCTCGTGCCATCATTTCAGAGCTGGTGAGCATTTCAGAACTGGCTCAACCACTGGAAAGTGGCACCCATTTTCCTCTATTCTTACTTTGTCTTCAGCAACTAGCTAAATTACAAGATCGAGAATGGTTAACAGAACTTTTTCAACAAAGCAAGGTCAATATGCAGAAAATGCTCCCAGGTAAGAGAATGctggggattttttgtttttttaggtcaTACAGTGTAACTGTCCTTTCCAGATAATGAGATAAGCATTACCTACTACAAGTAGATTTCACTTTCAtagaaaattatgatttttaactACTTCAGGTTGCTTCAAATGTCAAATTTTCTTTGCTGGGttagttattctttttcatgAACCTTATACTTTTGGGAAATTATTACTTGATGGTGAAAATGGTCTTGTGTCCTCAGAAATAGATCAAAATAAGGATCGTATGTTGGAGATTTTGGAAGGAAAGGGACTGAGTTTCTTATTCCCACTCCTCAAATTGGAAAAGGAACTGTTGAAGCAAATAAAGTTGGATCCATCCCCTCAAACCATATATAAGTGGATTAAAGATAATATCTCTCCCAAACTTCATGTAGATAAAGGATTTGTGAACATCTTAATGACTAGGTAAGATGAAGTTGGTCTGTGTATAATGCACAACTAACCTGTTTTTTCTTAACTAGAAAAAGTTGAAAGGGGCAAGGGATTAAGAATTTTGTTTAACATAGAAAAATTGCTTTTATATTCTAATAAGATCTTTTTCTCTGTAGCTTCTTACAGTATATTTCTAGTGAAGTAAACCCACCCAGTGATGAAACAGATTCTTCCTCTGCTCCTTCCAAAGAACAATTAGAGCAGGAAAAACAACTGCTTCTTTCTTTCAAGCCGGTAATGCAGAAGTTCCTTCACGATCACGTTGATCTACAAGTCAGTGCCCTGTATGCCCTTCAGGTGCACTGCTACAACAGCAACTTCCCAAAAGGTGAGAGGACCAGTATCGGAGGAGTGCAAGTGTGGGCTCATTTTTAAACGGCACACTGAATAAGGAGATTACATTTTGTCTTTTAGGCATGTTACTGCGCTTTTTTGTTCACTTCTATGACATGGAAATTATTGAAGAAGAAGCTTTCTTGGCTTGGAAAGAAGATATAACCCAAGAGTTTCCAGGGAAAGGCAAGGCTTTGTTCCAGGTAAATCTCTTCTTTTGCTGGAGAAAGTTGGTCTGCTTTTTCCAATTTACTTATTACTTTAATCAAGAGTACTTAAAACTAATACAAGCAAATCGGTTTGTACATATGTTGGTGCTGCTCTGGTAAAGTAGGCAGTAAACAGCAAAGTGAGGTAAAGCTATGAAGTGAACGGCTTCAGTTCCAGAGGTGTGTATAAGATGTTAAgttacaacctgaccaggcggtggcacagtagataagagcatcagactgggattttgagggctcatctggtttgagcaaaaagctcaccagcttggacctaaggtcactggctcaagcaaggggttattcagtctactgaaggctcgcggtcaaggcacatatgcgaaagtaatcaatgaacaactaaggtgtcgcaatgcgcagtgaaaaactaatgaatgatgcttctcatctctttgtttctgtgtgtctgtccctgtctatccctctctctgactctcagactctgtaaaaaaaataaaaataaaaagagatgttAGGTTACAGCTggctttttttaatccactttagATGAGTCGGTTGTACAAAAGTGAGTTTAAGCCTTTTTTAATGCTGGCAAAGAACAGATTGCTTCTAGGTTTCTCATAGCTTTTCACTCCTATTGCTTCTAGGTTTCTCATAGCTTTTCACTCTTAGTGAGTGGAATTCAAGTCCTAGCAGATTCTAAAATGACAGCAGGTTCTGTCATTCTCTGATCCCAGATACTCTGATTTAATAGGTCTCTCTGGTACACGATCCACGtgattatatttataatacagtCAGTACTAGTTTTCAAGGGGATCAAGCTTAGAGAAACACTGGTCTATAGCAGTGTTTGTCGATCACCAGTATGCAAAAGTTAATTATCCTGATGTGTTGTACGAAGGTTATGTACTTAATGATTTTGTTATGCTTAGGGTGATTTCTGTctttagtggtccctgaaataatacTTTTTCACTAGTCCACGAGTGTAAAAAGGTGGAAAACCCACTATAGTATCTTATCTTGACTCCTTAGGTTTACAAACTTGTTTCGTGAGGCTCAGTCACTCTTCCAGCATCTATACTTAGCTCTGTCCTTAGAAAATTGAATTCAGCAGTTTGCAGATGAAGCTGGAGATCTGTTTAGAATCTTTTCCCTACCTCCTACCCCCTCTCCCCAGTTACTGCTTTAACACATTTAGGTTTAAAAGGAGTCTCATACTAAATGATCCTGAAATATAATTGGAGCAGTGTCAAAGAATGAGATTTGAGCTAACTTAGATATAAACAGCTTATATGTAATCCCAAGTCTAAATAATGAACACTTTATAAGATAACTTTAAATTTGATGTATGTCCTGGAGGCTGTTTGCAATTATAAAAGGTATAATACTACGTAAAACTTTCTCCTTCAATGGATTGCTCGTTTGGTCCTGAATCAAAGCTGCTTTGAGATTTTCTCTGTAAGTAATACCtatttaaattacaaattaatttacagGTGAATCAGTGGCTAACCTGGCTAGAAACTGCTGAAGAAGAAGAATCAGAGGAAGAAGCTGACTAAAGAACCAGCCAAAGCCTTAAATTGTGCAAAACATACTGTTGCTATGATGTAACTGCATTTGACCTAACCACTGCGAAAATTCATTCCGCTGTAATGTTTTCACAATATTTAAAGCAGAAGCACGTCAGTTAGGATTTCCTTCTGCATAAGGTTTTTTTGTAGTGTAATGTCTTAATCATAGTCTACCATCAAATATTTTAGGAGTATCTTTAATGTTTAGATAGTATATTAGCAGCATGCAATACTTACATCCTAAGTTCTCAAGCAGAAGGCAGTCTATTGCAAGGATCTTCTTTGCTACCAGTTATCATAGGCTGTTTTAAGTTAGAAAACTGAATTAGCAACACTGAATACTGTAGAGATGCACTTTGCTCAGTAATACTTGAGTTGTTGCAATATTTGATTATCCATTTGGTTGTTACAGAAAAATTCTTAACTGTAATTGATGGTTGTTGCCGTAATAGTATATTGCCTGTATTTCTACCTCTAGTAATGGGCTTTATGTGCTAGATTTTAATATCCTTGAGCCTGGGCAAGTGcacaagtctttttaaaaagaaacatggtTTACTTGCACAAAACTGATCAGTTTTGAGAGATCGTTAATGCCCTAGAAGTGGTTTTTGTGGGTGTGAAACAAATGGTGAGAATTTGAATTGGTCCCTCTTATTATAGTATTGAAATTAAGTCTACTTAATTTATCAAGTCATGTTCATGCCCTGATTTTATATACTTGTATCTATCAATAAACATTGTGATACTTGATAGAGTTGTGTGTGACTAAGTTAGCATCCACCATTTCCTAAAGGAACAAAACATTCTCAGTACTTTAAGTTATTACTGGAACTCCTTTGCCATAAGTTTCTCCTTAGGTCAGGTTACTGGAAGAAACCAATAAACAGTTTCTATAATCAAAGGCAGGGCTGAGATCACAAATCTTGTGATTTTAGAGTACATTGCTAATGCATAGCAACTAACTTGGTGAGATTTACTTTTTCATTGTCATACATGGTGACCTCTAAAAGGCTAACAACCCTCACGGCCAACACCACATAGCTATTGACCCTGCAGGCATTCCCAGTAGCTGCTGCTCAAGTCCTGGTGGTTCTCTTGGAGAGCctagacagacggtaatgaactTTATTGCTGTTACAGATGACAACCTATATGTCTTCAGTGTTTTACTGGCTTATTCTCTCGGGGTAATGAGTAGAACCAATATTTGTGTCCTGTTTGAGTGAGAATAGAATCTAGCCCTTCCTGTGTTTTAGCAGTCCCCATCACAAATTCTAACAAGTAACAGATTCATAGCTTTTGGTGGCTATCCACTGAAATGAAGGCTAAACAGAGACAAACACTTAAGAGTGAAAGCTGAGTTGACTAGGCTGGTATGTGAGCTATAGGAGTTAAATTATTCCTTGGCCCTCTGCTTGCCTTCCCTACCAAGAGGGGGGAAAGTTTTAACCCAGCAAATGTATGGTTAGAGGAGTAGGTCTTTGCTTCAGTTTCCAGCCTGAATTCTCCCATCCAActactaaccaggcccaaccctgcttagcttccaagatcagacaTGATCAGGTGCATGTTCAGGGTGTTATGAACATGGACTCCAGCCAGAATTCTCAACTCTGAGGGAATTGGGCCAAAGGAAGTCTTAGACCTAATGTGCAGTTGTCATTGGTTGCAAAAGTCAGATTGTTCACACTCGCTCCCCTCCCATGCTTCAGGAACAACTCAAATACTGACGACCTCTTGAATAACACTCCTGTCATGCTGTTACTGAACACTATATAAACTACCATGCTACGGGAACGTTATTTGGATGTACCCAGCATTCGTCTTGTATGAAAAACGCCTTGAGTATCAGCATACAAATAAGCAGTGACTGAAGATTTCACTTCTTGACTGCCCCTTTGAGAGCTGTGTATTCATTTTGTCAGTTTTCCATTCTCAGACTGCACCCAAACACAGCAAAGCCTTCTCTAGATCGATAACCAGCGCTAAATTTAGTAGTTTCCCTCATTCCATAGGCAGCATTTGACAGtaagtcatacttggagacttcttTCCAGGACAACAAATGCTTAAGTTTTCTTTCTATTGGTTGTTCTTTCTCAGTCTCCATGATTCCAAAAAAATAAGACAAGTTGGTTAACGGTCAAATCCTATGTCGAATCATTAAATCTTGGCTCTCCCTCCAAAAACCATTGGAAATGGACTTCTACTGCCACTCATTTCTCCTAAATGCCACAATAGCCTTAACTGGATTCTGCTTAGCCCTTGCTCTCCTTTCAGTCTaacacagcagccagaggaattagggagtggggggagaaccTTGGCCCCAAACCCACCAATTGGCTTTTCACCtagatatttttttgttaatttgagaGAAACGTTTTTAAATCCAGTTGTGTacccattggttgcttcctgcatgtgccccaaccagtggttgaacctacaaccttggcacatcaggatgatgctccaaccaactgagctactggccagggcccacttaggTTTTTAAGAAAAGACTGAGTTTGGGCCCTGgtctgttggttcagtggtagagtgtcggcctggcgtgcaggagtcctgggttcgattcccagccagggcacacaggagaagcgcccatctgcttctccacccctccccctctccttcctctctgtctctctcttcccctccctcagccagggctccattggagcaaagtttgcccggacgctgaggatggctctgtggcctctgcctcaggtgctagaatggctctgattgcagcagagcgacgccccagatgggcagagcatcgccccctggtgggcatgccgggtggatcccggttgggcgcatgcgggagtctaactgcctccccgtttccagcttcagaaaagtacaaaaaaaaaaaaaaaaaaaaaggaaggaaaagactgAGTTTGGTCTACACAGCCCTAGATTTAACCTAGTCTCCCCTGCTCCCTGTCCTTACTCCACACCCTATTTCCCTGATCTAATTCCCTGTGCTGCTCACTCTGCTCCCACCACACTGGCCGGGCCTCCATTTGGTTCTTGGGCATGCCAAGCATTGGAGGTTTTCAGTTTCTACTTAAGCCCTGGATAACTAGATGACTGGCTACCTCAGCTTCGTCAGGTGTGGCTCAGATGTCACGTTTATTAGTAAGTTCCCCACTGTTGACCCTATTTAAAATGTAACCCTGAACACATATGTCCTCTTTCCTGGTTTAGGTATCTGATTATCTATTATTACATGACATACTGCATATTTACATCTGACTTCCTACAGAATGTGAAGAGGTTGAAAGTTTTGACTGTTTTATTCACTACTGTATCCCCAGCCCCTAGAACAGTGCTTAGTACACAGTaaactcaaatatttgttgaaccaaaacacaaatttaaaaaaattatcttacgTGGCAGGATGTGGACATAGAAAAAAGTTGTGGGAAGAACTCAGACTTgactaggtcagtggtccccaaccctttttgggccatggactggtttaatgtcagaaaatattttcactgactggGCTTTAccgtgggacggataaatgcacaaaatttaaaagaatgcgaccggcgtaaaaactgtggtatttttaaatataattgtcgaacttacgagacaagtgtcaagagtgagtcttagacggatgtaacagagggaatctggtcatttttaaaaaataaaacattgttcagctTAGAGGACCTAATTTCTTAAAAGATCTTCTAgatattaaaatgtctttctggtacataatattttaaatgtcatataCAGATGAGCACAGGCATACAGCTTCCAAAAGTTGGCCGGCCATTGAGGAGTTCAAACAACTTGAATCAAAATTTTGTGCAAAccaaggaaaaatataaatatattagtgGCCTGGGCTGGATCTAAATCTCACGATGAGTTTGTACATagcaaattcaattaaaaaaataataaaataaaatattgttcagacttaaatataaataaaatagaaataatgtaaattatttattctttctctgcagactggtaccaaatggcccaaggactggtaccggtccgcggcctgggggttggggaccactgctctagttagATCTAGGATTCAGCCCTACCACTTATCAGCAATGTGATGTTAGCCAAGATATTTCAATTctgagtcttgattttttttttttttttgacaatggGGGCAACCAGAATGTTTGCTCTATTAAAAAGCTTGGTCTTGTTCACTGTCACATCCCTAGACTTgcatcatcatcataatcatcatcatcacgcCTGGCACGTAgttggtactcaataaatatttatgaggtGAATGGTTTGTATGTAGAACAATCCCACACCTGTCCAACTCTGTTTTTTGTTACCCATCTGGCTCCTTGAAATTACTCTAGGAGGCAGACAAACCAAAGATTATTTCACAGATAAGGCAAATGAAGGCCAAAGAGGTGAAGCAATTGGCCTAAACTCATGGAACTAAGTAATGGAGAAGCTGGGATTGAGGCTTTGGTCTGTGACTCTGCATGTC is drawn from Saccopteryx leptura isolate mSacLep1 chromosome 1, mSacLep1_pri_phased_curated, whole genome shotgun sequence and contains these coding sequences:
- the EIF4G2 gene encoding eukaryotic translation initiation factor 4 gamma 2, with translation MRQPRQRRLRTALRLYASSPQFHGAPLPLRHRPGFRAFANTALRTAAGVRRNPACPTAPPRHPARIVLGEGFSFLLSPSLPTPSINIILLKILRCQAAKVESAIAEGGASRFSASSGGGGSRGAPQHYPKTAGNSEFLGKTPGQNAQKWIPARSTRRDDNSAANNSANEKERHDAIFRKVRGILNKLTPEKFDKLCLELLNVGVESKLILKGVILLIVDKALEEPKYSSLYAQLCLRLAEDAPNFDGPAAEGQPGQKQSTTFRRLLISKLQDEFENRTRNVDVYDKRENPLLPEEEEQRAIAKIKMLGNIKFIGELGKLDLIHESILHKCIKTLLEKKKRVQLKDMGEDLECLCQIMRTVGPRLDHERAKSLMDQYFARMCSLMLSKELPARIRFLLQDTVELREHHWVPRKAFLDNGPKTINQIRQDAVKDLGVFIPAPMAQGMRSDFFLEGPFMPPRMKMDRDPLGGLADMFGQMPGSGIGTGPGVIQDRFSPTMGRHRSNQLFNGHGGHIMPPTQSQFGEMGGKFMKSQGLSQLYHNQSQGLLSQLQGQSKDMPPRFSKKGQLNADEISLRPAQSFLMNKNQVPKLQPQITMIPPSAQPPRTQTPPLGQTPQLGLKTNPPLIQEKPAKTSKKPPPSKEELLKLTETVVTEYLNSGNANEAVNGVREMRAPKHFLPEMLSKVIILSLDRSDEDKEKASSLISLLKQEGIATSDNFMQAFLNVLDQCPKLEVDIPLVKSYLAQFAARAIISELVSISELAQPLESGTHFPLFLLCLQQLAKLQDREWLTELFQQSKVNMQKMLPEIDQNKDRMLEILEGKGLSFLFPLLKLEKELLKQIKLDPSPQTIYKWIKDNISPKLHVDKGFVNILMTSFLQYISSEVNPPSDETDSSSAPSKEQLEQEKQLLLSFKPVMQKFLHDHVDLQVSALYALQVHCYNSNFPKGMLLRFFVHFYDMEIIEEEAFLAWKEDITQEFPGKGKALFQVNQWLTWLETAEEEESEEEAD